In one Electrophorus electricus isolate fEleEle1 chromosome 21, fEleEle1.pri, whole genome shotgun sequence genomic region, the following are encoded:
- the bzw1a gene encoding basic leucine zipper and W2 domain-containing protein 1-A yields MNNQKQQKPTLTGQRFKTRKRDEKERFDPSQFQESIVQGLNQTGTDLEAVAKFLDASGAKLDYRRYAETLFDILVAGGMLAPGGTLSDDMSRTEFCLFTAKEDLETMQAYAQVFNKLIRRYKYLEKGFEEEIKKLLLFLKGFTESERNKLAMLTGILLANGNISASILSSLFNENLVKEGVSAAFAVKLFKSWINEKDINSVAASLRKVGMDNRLMELFPANKRSCEHFSKYFTDAGLKELSDFARNQQSIGARKELQKELQEQMSRGETLKDIIGYVREEMKKTNISEQTAIGIVWTSVMSSVEWNKKEELVTEQAIKHLKQYSPLLKAFTSQGLSELTLLLKIQEYCYDNIHFMKAFQKIVVLLYKADVLSEEAILKWYTEGHLAKGKSVFLEQMKKFVEWLKNAEEESESEEEEGD; encoded by the exons ATGAATAATCAAAAGCAGCAAAAGCCAACGCTAACCGGCCAGCGTTTTAAAACTCGGAAAAGAG aTGAAAAGGAGAGATTTGACCCTTCTCAGTTTCAAGAAAGTATTGTGCAAGGCTTGAACCAAACTGGCACTGACTTGGAAGCGGTTGCAAAGTTCCTCGATGCCTCTGGTGCCAAGCTCGACTATCGCCGGTATGCAGAGACTCTGTTCGACATCCTGGTGGCTGGTGGGATGCTGG CCCCGGGTGGGACCCTATCCGATGACATGAGCCGTACTGAGTTCTGTCTCTTTACGGCCAAGGAAGACCTGGAGACAATGCAAGCTTATGCTCAG GTTTTTAACAAGCTGATCAGGCGGTACAAGTACCTGGAGAAAGGGTTTGAGGAGGAGATCAAGAAG ctgctgctgtttttaaaagggTTCACGGAGTCGGAGCGCAACAAGCTGGCCATGCTGACGGGCATCCTGCTGGCCAACGGGAACATCTCGGCATCCATCCTGAGCAGCCTCTTCAACGAGAACCTGGTCAAAGAAG GTGTCTCTGCCGCCTTCGCTGTCAAACTGTTTAAATCCTGGATCAATGAGAAGGACATCAACTCGGTTGCCGCCAGTCTGCGGAAGGTTGGCATGGACAACAGGCTGATG GAGCTGTTTCCTGCCAACAAGCGGAGTTGCGAGCACTTCTCCAAATACTTCACAGATGCCGGGTTGAAGGAGCTGAGTGACTTTGCCCGCAACCAGCAGTCCATCGGGGCCCGCAAGGAGCTGCAGAAAGAGCTTCAGGAGCAGATGTCCCGTGGAGAGACCCTCAAAGAT ATAATCGGGTATGTGCGCGAGGAGATGAAGAAGACCAACATCTCTGAGCAGACGGCGATCGGCATCGTGTGGACCAGTGTCATGAGCTCCGTGGAGTGGAACAAGAAAGAGGAGCTGGTCACTGAACAAGCCATCAAACACTTGAAG CAATACAGCCCCTTGCTGAAGGCGTTCACCTCCCAGGGCCTGTCCGAGCTCACGCTGCTTctcaagatccaggagtactgCTATGACAACATCCACTTCATGAAGGCCTTCCAGAAGATCGTGGTGCTGCTCTACAAAG CTGATGTACTGAGTGAGGAGGCCATTCTAAAGTGGTACACTGAAGGCCACCTGGCCAAAGGCAAGAGCGTCTTCCTGGAGCAGATGAAGAAGTTTGTGGAGTGGCTGAAGAACGCAGAGGAAG AGTCTGaatctgaggaagaggagggagactaa